The Desulfuromonadales bacterium genomic interval CCATCAGGGCGGCACGCAGCCCCTTCTCCTCCAGGCTCTTCAGCCCGGCGATGGTGGTGCCGCCGGGAGAGCAGACCTTGTCGCGCAGCACCGCCGGGTGCTCGCCGCTCTCCTGCACCAGGCGCGCCGCCCCGAGTACCGTCTGCACCGCCAGGGAGAGGGCGGCATCGCGCGGCAGCCCCTCCTGCACGCCGCCGTCGGCCAGCGCCTCGATGATGGTGAAGACGTAGGCCGGGCCGGAGCCGGAGAGCCCGGTGACGGCGTCCATCTGCGCCTCGCCGACTACCTGTACGCTTCCCACCGCCTCGAAAAGATGGCGGGCCGTCAGCAGGTCGTCGACGGTGGCGAAGCGGCCGGGACACAGTGCCGTCGCCCCGGCGCCGACCAGGGCCGGCGTGTTGGGCATCGCCCGCACCACCCGCGGCGAGCCGTCGAAAAAGTCCTCAATCGTCGCCGTCGAAACCCCGGCGAGAATGGAGATCAGCAGTCTGTCGCCGGCAAAGGCGGCGCCGATCCCCGAGAGGACCTCGGCGGCGACCTGCGGCTTGACCGCCAGCACCACCAGGCTGCAGCTTCTGGCAACCTCGAGATTGTCAGCCGCCAGGGTTATGCCGAACTGCTCCTGCAGCAGGCGCCGGCGCTCCGCGCCCGGTTCCGAGACGACGACACCGGCGGCCGGGAAGGCGCCGCGCAACAGCCCCCGGATGATGGCCTCCGCCATGTTGCCACCGCCGATGAAGCCAATCTTGCCGACTGATTTCATACCGCAGCCGTCCTTTCCTTATTGAGTGAAGTCAGGCCCCTAGTAAATAGAAAAGCGCCCCCCCTGTCAAGGACTCGCCGCCGGTCTCGAAAAAAAGTGAAAAAAGATGTTGACAGCCGCCCCGAATGAGCGTATAAAACCGCCCCTGTGAGCACGAGTTGCTAAACATTAAGTTTAGAAATGGTAAACAGGGCACCTGACAAAATGTTTACCGGTGCTAAACCGGGGGAGCACCCGTGAAAATCGGCGAAAAGCTGCGCAAACTGCGGATGTCCAACTCTCTCACCCAGGAGGAGTTGGCGAGCCGCGCCGACCTGACCAAAGGGTACATATCGCAGCTCGAAAACGATGCCACCTCCCCTTCGATCAGCACTCTCAAGGATCTGCTCGACGTCCTCGGCGTCTCGATGTCCGAGTTCTTTGCCGAGAAACTGCCGCTGCAGGTGGTCTTCGGCGCCGACTCCCGGGTGGTCGCCAGCGACGAGCATGGACTGCGCGTCGAACTGCTCGTCCCCGGGGCGCAGAACCGCACCATGGATCCGGCCCTGGTCACCCTGCAGCCGGGAGAGGCGATGGCCGAGCAGCCCTTCCACGAGGGGGAGGAGTTCGGCTTCGTCCTGGCCGGCCGGGTGGAGCTGTCGCTCGACGACCGGGTCTACACGGTGCGCAAGGACGAATGCTTCTACTTCCCCTCGGACCACCGGCACCGGGTCAGCAATCCGGGCAAGAGCGTGGCGAAGATCCTATGGGTCGTCTCGCCGCCGACGTTTTTTTGTTAGCTACCCGGCCCAAGGACCGGATTTCACCGTCGAAAGGAACCAGCCATGAAATCTCTGGGTCAGCAGATCGTCGCCGAATTCTACGAGTGTGACGCCGAAGTCCTGAACGACCCCAAGCGGGTCGAGGAGATCATGTGCGAAGCGGCCCTGGCCGCCGGCGCCACCATCGTTACCAAAACCTTCCACACCTTCAGCCCGCACGGCGTCTCCGGGGCGGTCATCATCGCCGAGAGCCACCTGGCCATCCACACCTGGCCCGAGTACGGCTACGCCGCCGTCGACCTCTTCACCTGCGGCGACACGGTGGTACCGGAAGAAGCCTACCGCCACCTCAAGGCCGGCCTGCGCTCCCGCCGCGCCTCGACCATGGAGATGAAGCGCGGCCAGCTCGAGGTGGTCGGAGAGCTGACCCACAAACCGGTCGAACTGAAACAGGCAGTGTAGAGGACTAAAATGGAACTCTGGTACACCGAAAAACACTCGGAAAACGTCGGCATCACCCTGAAGGCGACGAAAACCCTCTTCTCCGGCAAGAGCGAGTTCCAGCAGCTCGACATCATCGAGACCGTCGAATACGGGCGGATGATGCTCCTCGACGGGCTGGTGATGTGCACCGAGCGCGACGAGTTCGTCTACCACGACATGATTACCCACCCGGCCCTCTTCACCCACCCGAACCCGAAGCAGGTGCTGGTGATCGGCGGCGGCGACGGGGGCACCATCCGCGAAATCATGAAGCACAAGAACGTCGAACTGGCGACCCTGTGCGAGATCGACGGCCTGGTCATCGACAAGTCGGTCGAACTGCTCCCCTCCATGGCCTGCGAGATCGACGGGAAAAACCCCCGGGTCAAGCTGCACGTCGATGACGGCCTGGCCTACATCCGCGACCACCAGAACGAGTTCGACGTGATCATGGTCGACTCCACCGACCCGATCGGGCCGGCGGTGGGACTGTTCGAGGAGGACTTCTACCGCCTCGTTTTCGGCGCCCTGAAGGCGGACGGCATCATGGTGGCGCAGAGCGAGTCCCCCTTCTACCATGCCGAGATCCAGAAGAACATGTACCGGAACCTGCGCTCCGTCTTCCCGATCGTGGAGATGTACCAGGCCTTCATCCCGACCTACCCTTCCGGCTTCTGGAGCTTCGCCTTCGCCAGCAAGAAGCACCATCCGGTCAAGGATTTCGACCGCGAGCGGGCGAAAAATCGCGGCTTCTACACCAAGTACTACAACGAGGAGCTGCACCTCGGCGCCTTCATGCTGCCCACCTTCGCCCGGGAGAACATCGCTCCGTAGGGGCAGCAAGGCATGCCTCGCCCTGGGCGGCGCCTGCGTCGCCCTAACGCCGACATTCTGTTACCCTTGTAGGGGCGGGCTTGAAACCCGCCCCTATCGCCATTCTGGAGAGGCGCCGCGATGAAGACCCAACCCGAACAGGCCTGGACCCCGGAAGACTCCGCCGCCCTTTACGGCATCCGCGACTGGGGGGCCGGCTATTTCGACCTGGCAGACAATGGCGACGTCACGGTCAAGGTACGGTTTCCCGAGGGCGAGGTCGCCGTTTCGCTGATGGACATCGTCGCCGGCATCGAGCAGCGCGGCCATGCGATGCCGGTGCTGCTGCGCATCGAAAACCTGCTCGATGCCCGGATCACCCTGCTCAACGAATCGTTCCGCGCCGCCATCGCCCGCGCCGGCTACGGCGGGGAATACCGGGGGGTGTTTCCGGTCAAGGTGAACCAGCAGTGCCAGGTCATCGAGGAGATCACCCGTTTCGGCGCCCGCTACTGCCACGGCCTGGAGGCCGGCAGCAAGGCCGAACTGGTTCTCGCCCTCGCTTCCCTGCAGGACGGCGGGCTGCTGATCTGCAACGGCTACAAGGACCGGGAGTTCATCGACCTGGGGCTCTGGGCGCAGAAGCTGGGAATCCGCTGCTTCTTCGTCATCGAATCGCCGACGGAGCTCCCCATCCTGCTCGAGCGCAGCCGGGCCCTCGGCGTGCGGCCGCTGATCGGGGCGCGGGTGAAGGTCTCGGCCAAGGTCGGCGGCCTCTGGACCGAGACCAGCGGCGACCGCAGCAGCTTCGGGCTGAGCACGACCCAGCTGATCGCCGTGGTCGACACCCTCAAGGCGCAGGGGATGCTCGACTGCCTGCAGTTGCTGCACTGCCATCTCGGCTCCCAGATCCCCGACATCCAGGACATCCGCGCCGGCGTGCTGGAGGCCTGCCGCTACTATATCGACCTGATCCGGGAAGGGGCGCCGCTGGGCTACCTCGACCTGGGCGGGGGCCTCGCCGTCGACTACATGGGGGGGCGCGCCAACCACGTCCATTCCCGCAACTACACCCTTGACGAGTACTGCGGCGACATCGTCGAGATGGTCATGGCCACCCTCGATCCGCAGGGGGTGTCCCATCCCCACATCGTCACGGAATCGGGTCGGGCCACCGTCGCCTACGCCTCGATGCTCCTCTTCAACATCCTCGACGTCATGCACTTCGAGCCCGCCGCCCTGCCGGAGACGCTTCCCGCCGACGCCCACGAACTGCTCCGCAGCCTGTTCGGCGTCCACGCCTCCCTCGGCGCCGCCGACCTGCTGGAGAGCTACCATGACGCCCTTTACGCCCGCGACGAGATCCGCGAGCTGTACAAACGCGGCCAGGTCAACCTGCGGGAGCGGTCGCTGGCCGAAAACCTCTTCCTGGCCATCGCCCAGGGAATCGCCGCCCGGCTCGGCAGCCTCGAGCGGGTGCCGCCCGAGCTCGCCGGCCTGCAGGAGAGCCTGGCCGACATCTACTACGGCAACTTCAGCGTCTTCCAGTCGCTGCCCGACACCTGGGCCATCGGCCAGGTCTTTCCGGTGCTGCCGATCCACCGGCACCGGGAAAGGCCCGCTCGCGAAGGGATCATCTCCGACCTCACCTGCGACTGCGACGGCAAGCTCGACGCCTTCTTCGACGCCCGCGGCGAGCGCAGCACCCTGCCGCTGCATCCGCTCAGGGACGGCGAAGAATACCTGCTCGGCGTCTTCCTGATGGGGGCCTACCAGGAGACCCTGGGGGATCTGCACAACCTCTTCGGCGACACCCACGTGGTCAGCGTGCGGATCAACGCCGACGGCAGCTTCGACGTGCTGAAGGAGATCTGCGGCGACAGCATCGCCGATGTGCTCAGCTACGTCGAATACCATCCCCAGACCCTCTTCGAGGGTTTTCGCAACACCGCCGAAGAGGCGGTGCGCAAGGGAAAGATCACGGTGGCCGAGCGCCAGCGGATCGTCGAGGATTTTTCCGCCAGCCTGCGCGGGTATACCTACTACGAGAGGTAGACCGCCTGGCGAAACAGACAGCAGAGAGGACTGACATGACCCGTGAGGAACTGGCCGGATACGACGGCCGCGAAGGGCGACCTGCCTACGTGGCGGTGCACGGCAAGATCTACGACTTCACCGGCAGCAAGCTGTGGGCCGCGGGCAGCCATCTGCAGCAGCACCAGGCGGGACAGGATCTGACCGAGGCGCTGCTGAAGGCCCCCCATGTCCGCGCCGTAATCGAACGCTTCCCGGTCATCGGCCAGCTCGAGGAACCGGCGCCGCAGCCCGCTCCCGCCCTGGGCAGGTGGCTGCTCGGCGCGGCGGCGCTGGCCGTCGCCGTCTTCGTCTTCATGCTGCTGCGCTGAGCCGAATCCCGCCGCATTCCGGAAATGGGGGGGCCTCCCACACGGGAGGCCCCCTTTTCTGTTGGCCCGCCGGCTGGCGGGCGGGGCTGCTCAGCAAACCGAGGTGCCGGAAGGGCTGTTGTAGACGCGGCAAAAAAAGCTATGCTGGAGAGACCATGAATTCAGGATCCTCCATCCGCAGCACACCGTCCCTGCCCTGACCGGCAGGCCTCGCGAAGGACGG includes:
- the proC gene encoding pyrroline-5-carboxylate reductase translates to MKSVGKIGFIGGGNMAEAIIRGLLRGAFPAAGVVVSEPGAERRRLLQEQFGITLAADNLEVARSCSLVVLAVKPQVAAEVLSGIGAAFAGDRLLISILAGVSTATIEDFFDGSPRVVRAMPNTPALVGAGATALCPGRFATVDDLLTARHLFEAVGSVQVVGEAQMDAVTGLSGSGPAYVFTIIEALADGGVQEGLPRDAALSLAVQTVLGAARLVQESGEHPAVLRDKVCSPGGTTIAGLKSLEEKGLRAALMEAVGSAARRSRELGAKK
- a CDS encoding XRE family transcriptional regulator produces the protein MKIGEKLRKLRMSNSLTQEELASRADLTKGYISQLENDATSPSISTLKDLLDVLGVSMSEFFAEKLPLQVVFGADSRVVASDEHGLRVELLVPGAQNRTMDPALVTLQPGEAMAEQPFHEGEEFGFVLAGRVELSLDDRVYTVRKDECFYFPSDHRHRVSNPGKSVAKILWVVSPPTFFC
- the speD gene encoding adenosylmethionine decarboxylase; the encoded protein is MKSLGQQIVAEFYECDAEVLNDPKRVEEIMCEAALAAGATIVTKTFHTFSPHGVSGAVIIAESHLAIHTWPEYGYAAVDLFTCGDTVVPEEAYRHLKAGLRSRRASTMEMKRGQLEVVGELTHKPVELKQAV
- the speE gene encoding polyamine aminopropyltransferase encodes the protein MELWYTEKHSENVGITLKATKTLFSGKSEFQQLDIIETVEYGRMMLLDGLVMCTERDEFVYHDMITHPALFTHPNPKQVLVIGGGDGGTIREIMKHKNVELATLCEIDGLVIDKSVELLPSMACEIDGKNPRVKLHVDDGLAYIRDHQNEFDVIMVDSTDPIGPAVGLFEEDFYRLVFGALKADGIMVAQSESPFYHAEIQKNMYRNLRSVFPIVEMYQAFIPTYPSGFWSFAFASKKHHPVKDFDRERAKNRGFYTKYYNEELHLGAFMLPTFARENIAP
- the speA gene encoding biosynthetic arginine decarboxylase codes for the protein MKTQPEQAWTPEDSAALYGIRDWGAGYFDLADNGDVTVKVRFPEGEVAVSLMDIVAGIEQRGHAMPVLLRIENLLDARITLLNESFRAAIARAGYGGEYRGVFPVKVNQQCQVIEEITRFGARYCHGLEAGSKAELVLALASLQDGGLLICNGYKDREFIDLGLWAQKLGIRCFFVIESPTELPILLERSRALGVRPLIGARVKVSAKVGGLWTETSGDRSSFGLSTTQLIAVVDTLKAQGMLDCLQLLHCHLGSQIPDIQDIRAGVLEACRYYIDLIREGAPLGYLDLGGGLAVDYMGGRANHVHSRNYTLDEYCGDIVEMVMATLDPQGVSHPHIVTESGRATVAYASMLLFNILDVMHFEPAALPETLPADAHELLRSLFGVHASLGAADLLESYHDALYARDEIRELYKRGQVNLRERSLAENLFLAIAQGIAARLGSLERVPPELAGLQESLADIYYGNFSVFQSLPDTWAIGQVFPVLPIHRHRERPAREGIISDLTCDCDGKLDAFFDARGERSTLPLHPLRDGEEYLLGVFLMGAYQETLGDLHNLFGDTHVVSVRINADGSFDVLKEICGDSIADVLSYVEYHPQTLFEGFRNTAEEAVRKGKITVAERQRIVEDFSASLRGYTYYER
- a CDS encoding cytochrome b5 domain-containing protein; this translates as MTREELAGYDGREGRPAYVAVHGKIYDFTGSKLWAAGSHLQQHQAGQDLTEALLKAPHVRAVIERFPVIGQLEEPAPQPAPALGRWLLGAAALAVAVFVFMLLR